The proteins below come from a single Serratia ficaria genomic window:
- the proY gene encoding proline-specific permease ProY — protein MQQQSPTTPPANRLKRGLSTRHIRFMALGSAIGTGLFYGSADAIKMAGPSVLLAYLIGGIVAFIIMRALGEMSVHNPQASSFSRYAQDYLGPMAGYITGWTYCFEILIVAIADVTAFGIYMGVWFPEVPHWIWVLSVVLIIGAINLMSVKVFGELEFWFSFFKVATIIIMIAAGIGIIIWGIGNGGQPTGIHNLWSNGGFFSNGFIGMILSLQLVMFAYGGIEIIGITAGEAKDPKKSIPQAINSVPWRILVFYVGTLFVIMSIYPWDQVGTNGSPFVLTFQHMGITVAAGILNFVVITASLSAINSDVFGVGRMLHGMADQGHAPKIFSKVSKRGIPWVTVMVMMLALLLAVYLNYIMPENVFLVIASLATFATVWVWIMILFSQIAFRRSLSKDQVKKLAFPLRGGVFTSAVAIIFLVFIIGLIGYFPTTRISLYAGLVWVAVLLAGYYFKVNRQKKRALLAQQQD, from the coding sequence ATGCAACAACAGTCACCCACCACCCCTCCCGCCAATAGGCTGAAACGCGGTCTCAGCACGCGCCACATTCGCTTTATGGCGCTCGGCTCGGCGATCGGCACCGGGCTGTTTTACGGTTCGGCGGACGCCATCAAAATGGCCGGCCCCAGCGTGCTGCTGGCTTACCTGATCGGCGGCATCGTGGCCTTTATCATCATGCGCGCGTTGGGAGAAATGTCGGTCCACAACCCGCAGGCCAGCTCGTTTTCCCGCTATGCGCAGGATTACCTCGGGCCGATGGCCGGGTATATCACCGGCTGGACCTACTGTTTCGAAATTCTGATCGTCGCCATCGCCGACGTGACCGCCTTCGGCATTTATATGGGCGTCTGGTTCCCGGAGGTGCCGCACTGGATCTGGGTGCTGAGCGTGGTGTTGATCATCGGCGCCATCAACCTGATGAGCGTCAAGGTGTTCGGTGAGCTGGAGTTCTGGTTCTCGTTCTTCAAGGTCGCCACCATCATCATCATGATCGCCGCCGGTATCGGCATCATCATCTGGGGGATTGGCAACGGCGGGCAACCGACCGGCATCCATAACCTGTGGTCCAACGGCGGCTTCTTCAGCAACGGCTTCATCGGCATGATCCTGTCGCTGCAACTGGTGATGTTCGCCTACGGCGGCATCGAAATCATCGGCATCACCGCCGGCGAAGCCAAGGACCCGAAAAAGTCGATTCCGCAGGCCATCAACTCGGTGCCGTGGCGCATTCTGGTGTTTTATGTCGGCACGCTGTTCGTCATCATGTCGATCTATCCGTGGGATCAGGTGGGCACCAACGGCAGCCCGTTCGTGCTGACCTTCCAGCACATGGGCATCACCGTGGCCGCGGGCATTCTCAACTTCGTGGTGATCACCGCGTCGCTGTCGGCGATTAACAGCGACGTGTTCGGCGTTGGCCGCATGCTGCACGGCATGGCCGATCAGGGGCATGCGCCGAAGATCTTCAGCAAGGTCTCCAAACGCGGCATTCCGTGGGTGACGGTGATGGTGATGATGCTGGCGCTGCTGCTGGCGGTGTATCTCAACTACATCATGCCGGAAAACGTGTTCCTGGTGATCGCGTCGCTGGCTACCTTCGCCACCGTGTGGGTATGGATCATGATCCTGTTCTCACAGATAGCCTTCCGCCGCAGCCTGAGCAAAGACCAGGTGAAAAAGCTGGCGTTCCCGCTGCGCGGCGGGGTGTTCACTTCCGCTGTGGCGATCATTTTCCTGGTGTTTATCATCGGCCTGATCGGCTACTTCCCGACGACCCGCATCTCCCTGTATGCCGGGTTAGTGTGGGTGGCGGTGCTGTTGGCGGGATACTACTTCAAGGTTAACCGCCAGAAGAAGCGGGCGTTGCTGGCGCAACAGCAGGACTGA
- a CDS encoding peroxiredoxin C, translated as MVLVTRQAPDFTAAAVLGNGEIVENFNLKKHLNGKPAVLFFWPMDFTFVCPSELIAFDKRYEEFQKRGVEVVGVSFDSEFVHNAWRKTPVENGGIGEVKYAMVADIKREIQKAYGIEHPEAGVALRGSFLIDKEGVVRSQIVNDLPIGRNIDEMIRTVDALQFHEEHGEVCPAQWEKGKAGMGASPDGVAKYLSENASKL; from the coding sequence ATGGTCCTGGTAACTCGTCAAGCCCCTGACTTCACTGCTGCTGCCGTACTGGGCAACGGCGAAATCGTTGAAAACTTCAACCTGAAGAAGCACCTGAACGGCAAACCGGCCGTCCTGTTCTTCTGGCCAATGGACTTCACTTTCGTCTGTCCTTCTGAGCTGATCGCTTTCGATAAGCGTTATGAAGAGTTCCAGAAGCGTGGCGTTGAAGTGGTTGGCGTTTCCTTCGACTCAGAGTTCGTCCACAACGCATGGCGTAAAACCCCTGTCGAAAACGGCGGCATCGGCGAAGTGAAATACGCAATGGTTGCCGACATCAAGCGCGAAATCCAGAAAGCTTACGGCATCGAGCACCCGGAAGCCGGCGTTGCGCTGCGCGGTTCTTTCCTGATCGACAAAGAGGGTGTGGTTCGCTCTCAGATCGTTAACGACCTGCCAATCGGCCGTAACATCGACGAGATGATCCGTACCGTCGACGCACTGCAGTTCCACGAAGAGCACGGTGAAGTTTGCCCGGCGCAGTGGGAAAAAGGCAAAGCGGGCATGGGCGCGTCTCCAGACGGCGTCGCTAAATACCTGTCCGAAAACGCTTCCAAGCTGTAA
- a CDS encoding mechanosensitive ion channel family protein — MQQRITRWLEQFGLEFGGMMSLLMVLGLILLISVVIHLVLHRVVLAAIQRRGRQSQRVWQQAITQYKLFQRMALLLQGVIINVQAMLWLQAGSQTQAVIATAAQVWILGFALLSLFSLLDTLLAMLRQNPISNQLPLRGIFQGLKLVAAILIGIMIVSLLMGKSPLLLLSGLGAMTAVLMLVFKDPILGLVAGIQLSANDMLKIGDWLEMPKYGADGAVTDIGLTTVKVKNWDNTVTTIPTYALISDSFKNWRSMAESGGRRIKRSINIDTASVHFLSDEEQLRLKRNPLLQSYLHDKDQELSQHNQQIEVDLASPLNGRRLTNLGTLRAYLTAYLRAHPRIHQNMTLMVRQLAPTPEGLPLEIYAFTNTTVWAEYESIQADIFDHMLAVIGEFDLRIHQTPTGNDMRSMLRQTLPDAN; from the coding sequence ATGCAACAACGGATAACGCGCTGGCTGGAGCAGTTTGGGCTGGAATTCGGCGGGATGATGTCTCTGCTGATGGTGCTGGGGTTGATTCTGCTGATTTCGGTGGTGATACACCTGGTGCTGCACCGCGTGGTGCTGGCCGCCATCCAGCGCCGCGGCCGGCAGTCGCAGCGGGTCTGGCAGCAGGCCATCACCCAGTACAAGCTGTTCCAGCGCATGGCGCTGCTGCTGCAGGGGGTGATCATCAACGTGCAGGCGATGCTGTGGCTGCAGGCCGGCAGCCAGACCCAGGCGGTGATCGCCACCGCCGCGCAGGTATGGATCCTCGGCTTCGCCCTGCTGTCGCTGTTCTCCTTGCTGGATACCCTGCTGGCGATGCTGCGGCAGAATCCCATCTCCAACCAGCTGCCGCTGCGCGGCATTTTCCAGGGGCTGAAGCTGGTGGCGGCGATCCTGATCGGCATCATGATCGTCTCGCTGCTGATGGGCAAGTCACCGTTGCTGCTGCTCAGCGGCCTTGGCGCCATGACCGCGGTGCTGATGTTGGTGTTCAAGGATCCGATCCTCGGGCTGGTGGCGGGCATTCAGCTTTCCGCCAACGACATGCTGAAGATCGGCGACTGGCTGGAAATGCCGAAATACGGCGCGGACGGCGCGGTCACCGATATCGGCCTGACCACCGTCAAGGTGAAAAATTGGGACAACACCGTCACCACCATTCCCACCTACGCGCTGATCTCGGACTCGTTCAAGAACTGGCGTTCGATGGCGGAATCCGGCGGGCGACGCATCAAGCGCAGCATCAATATCGATACCGCCAGCGTGCATTTCCTGTCGGATGAAGAACAGCTGCGTTTGAAGCGCAACCCGCTGCTGCAAAGCTACCTGCACGATAAAGACCAGGAGCTGAGCCAACATAATCAACAAATTGAGGTGGACCTGGCTTCGCCGCTCAACGGCCGCCGCCTGACCAACCTCGGCACGCTGCGCGCCTATTTGACGGCTTACCTGCGCGCTCATCCGCGCATTCACCAGAATATGACCCTGATGGTGCGCCAGTTGGCGCCGACGCCGGAAGGCCTGCCGCTGGAAATTTACGCCTTCACCAACACCACGGTCTGGGCGGAGTACGAAAGCATCCAGGCGGATATCTTCGATCATATGCTGGCGGTGATCGGCGAATTCGATCTGCGCATTCACCAGACGCCGACCGGCAACGATATGCGCAGCATGCTGCGACAGACGCTTCCTGACGCCAACTGA
- the ggt gene encoding gamma-glutamyltransferase, with translation MFLQKWSKPLTMAALLVSGSLYAASNPAVEARNGMVVTSQHLASQVGVDILKMGGNAIDAAVAVGYAQAVVNPCCGNIGGGGFMTVHLADGTDTFINFRETAPAAASANMYLDADGKVKKDASLYGYLASGVPGTVLGMETARQKYGKLSREQVLAPAIKLAREGFVLTRADTDILDTTIARFKQDPESAKIFLRPDGTPLQPGDRLVQSDLANTLEAIAKGGTDAFYKGKIPQAVEAAAKQGGGILTAADFANYKVTETPPIACSYRGYKFVSAPPPSSGGVTLCEILNVVEGYDLKNMGFNSAAAIHTLIEAMRHAYMDRNTYLGDPEFIKNPIDRLVSKSYAEEIRKKIVADKATPSEKVQPGMEPHEKPETTHYSIVDHDGNAVSTTYTVNGRFGAVVIAPGTGFFLNDEMDDFTVKVGEKNLYGLVQGTANSIAPGKRPLSSMSPTLVTKDNKIFMVLGSPGGSRIITITLQTALNVIDHGMAPQEAVDAPRIHHQWLPDEVYYEQRGVSADTLKLLSGMGYKMVEQTPWGAAELILVGLPGAAGVSPANSGNDSAVSGKVREGYLYGANDVRRPAGSAVGY, from the coding sequence ATGTTTTTACAGAAATGGAGCAAGCCCCTGACCATGGCGGCGCTGTTGGTCAGCGGCAGCCTGTATGCGGCATCCAATCCGGCGGTAGAAGCCAGGAACGGCATGGTGGTGACCTCGCAGCACCTAGCCTCGCAGGTTGGCGTCGACATTCTGAAAATGGGCGGCAACGCCATCGATGCGGCGGTGGCGGTCGGCTATGCCCAGGCGGTGGTCAACCCCTGCTGCGGCAACATCGGCGGCGGCGGCTTTATGACCGTGCACCTGGCCGACGGCACAGATACCTTTATCAACTTCCGTGAAACCGCCCCGGCGGCGGCCAGCGCCAACATGTACCTGGATGCCGACGGCAAGGTGAAGAAAGACGCCAGCCTGTACGGCTATCTGGCCTCGGGCGTGCCGGGCACCGTGCTGGGCATGGAAACCGCGCGCCAGAAATACGGCAAGCTGAGCCGCGAGCAGGTGCTGGCGCCGGCGATTAAGCTGGCGCGCGAAGGCTTTGTGCTGACCCGCGCCGACACCGATATCCTCGACACCACCATCGCGCGCTTCAAGCAGGACCCCGAATCCGCCAAAATCTTCCTGCGCCCGGACGGCACGCCGCTGCAGCCGGGCGATCGGCTGGTGCAAAGCGATTTGGCCAATACGCTGGAAGCCATCGCCAAAGGCGGCACCGACGCCTTCTATAAAGGCAAAATCCCGCAGGCGGTAGAGGCGGCGGCCAAACAGGGCGGCGGCATTCTGACGGCGGCCGATTTCGCCAACTACAAGGTCACCGAAACCCCGCCGATCGCCTGCAGCTACCGCGGCTATAAGTTCGTTTCGGCGCCGCCGCCGAGCTCCGGCGGCGTGACGCTGTGCGAAATCCTCAACGTGGTGGAAGGCTACGACCTGAAAAACATGGGCTTCAACTCGGCGGCGGCTATTCATACCCTAATCGAAGCGATGCGCCACGCCTATATGGACCGCAACACCTATCTCGGCGATCCCGAGTTCATCAAAAACCCGATCGATCGCCTGGTCAGCAAAAGCTACGCCGAAGAGATCCGCAAGAAAATCGTCGCCGACAAGGCCACGCCGTCGGAGAAGGTGCAGCCGGGCATGGAACCGCATGAAAAACCGGAAACCACCCATTATTCGATCGTCGATCACGACGGCAATGCGGTCTCCACCACCTACACCGTCAACGGCCGCTTCGGTGCGGTGGTGATCGCGCCGGGCACCGGCTTCTTCCTCAATGACGAGATGGACGACTTCACCGTGAAGGTGGGCGAGAAGAACCTGTACGGCCTGGTGCAGGGCACCGCCAACAGCATTGCCCCCGGTAAGCGCCCACTATCGTCGATGAGCCCGACGCTGGTGACCAAAGACAATAAAATCTTCATGGTGCTGGGTTCGCCGGGCGGTTCGCGCATCATCACCATCACCCTGCAGACCGCGCTGAACGTGATCGACCACGGCATGGCGCCGCAGGAAGCGGTGGATGCGCCGCGCATCCATCATCAGTGGCTGCCGGATGAGGTGTATTACGAACAACGCGGGGTGTCCGCCGACACGCTGAAACTGCTGAGCGGCATGGGCTACAAGATGGTCGAGCAGACGCCATGGGGCGCCGCCGAACTGATTCTGGTCGGCCTGCCGGGCGCGGCGGGCGTGAGCCCGGCCAACTCCGGCAACGATTCGGCCGTATCCGGCAAGGTGCGCGAAGGCTACCTGTATGGCGCCAACGACGTACGCCGCCCGGCGGGCTCGGCAGTCGGTTACTAA
- a CDS encoding cobalamin-independent methionine synthase II family protein: MCNCNHAFHADVVGSLLRPAALKTARQQFQRGEIDAARLRAVEDEQIRLAVTKQQDLGLAVVTDGEFRRAWWHFDFLEGLDGVEGYDAPQGIQFSGVQTKARSIKVVGKLGFNPQHPMLADFRFLKAVAGDAVPKMTIPSPSVLHFRGGREAIDSRVYPDLQAYFDDLAQTYRDAIKAFYDAGCRYLQLDDTVWAYLCSDDQRRQIRERGEDPDALARIYAGVLNAAIAGKPEDLTIGLHVCRGNFRSTWISEGGYEPVAEILFGQVNIDAFFLEYDNERSGGFEPLRFIKPGKQQVVLGLITTKNGEPEDIEQVKQRFEEAAQFVDRRQLCLSTQCGFASTEEGNSLSEQQQWDKLQSVVTLAGQLW; this comes from the coding sequence ATGTGCAACTGCAATCACGCCTTTCACGCCGACGTCGTCGGCAGCCTGCTGCGCCCCGCGGCGCTGAAAACCGCTCGTCAGCAGTTCCAGCGCGGTGAAATCGACGCCGCACGGCTGCGGGCCGTTGAGGATGAGCAGATCCGCCTGGCGGTGACGAAACAGCAAGATCTCGGCCTGGCGGTGGTGACCGACGGTGAATTCCGCCGCGCCTGGTGGCACTTTGATTTCCTGGAAGGGCTGGACGGGGTGGAGGGCTACGATGCGCCGCAGGGGATCCAATTCAGCGGCGTGCAAACCAAGGCGCGCAGCATCAAGGTGGTCGGCAAGCTGGGCTTTAACCCGCAGCATCCGATGTTGGCGGATTTTCGTTTCCTGAAGGCGGTGGCCGGCGACGCCGTACCGAAAATGACCATTCCCAGCCCGAGCGTGCTGCACTTCCGCGGCGGGCGCGAGGCGATCGACAGCCGGGTCTACCCGGATCTCCAGGCCTATTTTGATGATTTGGCGCAGACCTATCGCGATGCGATCAAGGCGTTCTATGACGCCGGCTGCCGCTATCTGCAGCTGGACGACACCGTCTGGGCCTACCTGTGTTCCGACGATCAGCGCCGCCAGATCCGCGAACGCGGCGAGGATCCGGATGCGCTGGCGCGCATTTACGCCGGGGTGCTGAACGCGGCGATCGCCGGCAAGCCGGAGGATCTGACCATTGGCCTGCACGTTTGCCGCGGCAATTTCCGCTCCACCTGGATCTCTGAAGGCGGCTATGAGCCGGTGGCGGAGATCCTGTTCGGCCAGGTCAATATCGACGCCTTCTTCCTGGAATACGACAATGAGCGCTCCGGCGGTTTCGAGCCGCTGCGCTTTATCAAACCGGGCAAACAGCAGGTGGTGCTGGGCCTGATCACCACCAAGAACGGCGAGCCGGAGGATATCGAGCAGGTGAAACAGCGCTTCGAAGAGGCCGCGCAGTTCGTCGATCGTCGCCAGCTGTGCCTGAGCACCCAGTGCGGTTTCGCCTCCACCGAAGAAGGCAACAGCCTGAGCGAGCAGCAGCAGTGGGATAAGCTGCAAAGCGTGGTGACGCTTGCCGGCCAGCTCTGGTAA
- a CDS encoding ACP phosphodiesterase, translating into MNFLAHLHLAMLADSSLLGNLLADFVRGNPAGEYAPEVVAGIMMHRRVDVLTDGLPQVKACRDYFSAAHRRVAPITLDVVWDHFLARHWQQLEPSRSLHGFVQEARGQIVPQLPQTPPRFQNLNGYLWSERWLERYAELPFIAEVLRGMASRRPRLAALAGSFADVERHYHQLETEFWQFYPQMMQLAKSKAL; encoded by the coding sequence ATGAATTTTCTCGCTCATCTCCATTTGGCCATGCTGGCCGACAGCTCGCTGCTGGGCAACCTGCTGGCGGACTTCGTGCGCGGCAACCCGGCGGGCGAGTATGCCCCCGAGGTGGTCGCCGGCATCATGATGCACCGCCGCGTCGACGTGCTGACCGACGGCCTGCCGCAGGTGAAAGCCTGCCGCGACTACTTCAGCGCCGCGCATCGCCGGGTGGCGCCGATCACCCTCGACGTGGTGTGGGACCATTTCCTGGCGCGCCACTGGCAGCAGTTAGAACCGTCGCGCAGCCTGCACGGCTTCGTTCAAGAGGCGCGCGGCCAGATTGTGCCCCAGCTGCCCCAGACCCCGCCGCGCTTCCAGAATCTGAACGGCTACCTGTGGTCGGAACGCTGGCTGGAGCGCTACGCCGAGCTGCCGTTTATCGCCGAGGTGCTGCGGGGCATGGCCAGCCGCCGTCCGCGACTCGCCGCCCTGGCGGGCTCCTTCGCCGACGTCGAACGCCACTATCATCAGCTTGAAACAGAGTTCTGGCAGTTTTATCCGCAGATGATGCAGCTGGCGAAAAGCAAAGCGCTGTAG
- the malZ gene encoding maltodextrin glucosidase — MLNAWHQPVPPFVVKKGQRLDITLWLQGDEVPEQVFLRAEPDNEEWLLLMKAHRHDGMHRYQASLTLQEGEPTRRYCFKLLWADRQQWFGPQGRSPTPPGQLAQFAVDEPDRGPAWVADQLFYQIFPDRFASSGGEHGIQSGSYRHHAAGAETVRRDWQHPLEDHHAASTFYGGDLDGISQRLPYLQQLGVTALYLNPIFTAPSVHKYDTEDYYRVDPHFGGNAALQRLRVSTHKVGMKLVLDGVFNHTGDSHPWFDRHRQGESGACHHPDSPYRNWFNFYPDGRALCWKGNASLPKLNFAEPQVAEAIYRGEGSVVRHWLRPPYSIDGWRLDVVHMLGENGGAAGNLRHLAGIYRATKQENPQAYVLGEHFGDARRWLHAGVEDAAMNYMGFALPVRAFLAGLDVAHHPVRLDAADCARWMDDYRAGLPHGRQLIQFNQLDSHDTARFITLLQGNQARMRMAAVWLLSWIGVPCLYYGDEIGLDGANDPFCRRPFPWDESRWDRPLLALFQRMAALRKRSLALRRGGCQVLHAEGETLVFVRMYQQEQVLVALRRGGDGELALPLSPLLAAGPWRRLEGEGELSERQGAIGLRLAEESVTLWRREG, encoded by the coding sequence ATGCTTAACGCCTGGCATCAACCGGTCCCGCCTTTCGTGGTGAAGAAGGGGCAACGTCTGGATATCACGCTGTGGTTACAGGGTGATGAAGTTCCCGAGCAGGTGTTTTTACGCGCCGAGCCGGATAACGAGGAGTGGCTGCTGCTCATGAAGGCGCATCGCCACGACGGCATGCATCGCTATCAGGCCAGCCTGACCTTGCAGGAAGGCGAACCGACCCGCCGCTATTGCTTCAAGCTGCTGTGGGCCGACCGCCAGCAGTGGTTTGGCCCGCAGGGCCGGTCGCCGACGCCGCCGGGCCAGCTGGCGCAGTTCGCCGTCGATGAGCCGGACCGCGGCCCCGCCTGGGTGGCGGATCAGCTGTTTTACCAGATTTTCCCCGATCGCTTCGCCAGCAGCGGCGGCGAGCACGGCATCCAAAGCGGCAGCTACCGCCATCATGCGGCGGGGGCCGAGACGGTGCGCCGCGACTGGCAGCACCCGCTGGAGGACCATCACGCCGCTTCCACCTTCTACGGCGGCGATCTGGACGGCATCAGCCAAAGGCTGCCGTATCTGCAGCAGTTGGGCGTGACGGCGCTGTATCTGAATCCGATCTTCACCGCGCCGAGCGTGCACAAATACGATACCGAGGACTATTACCGGGTCGACCCGCACTTCGGCGGCAACGCGGCGCTGCAGCGTTTGCGAGTGAGCACTCACAAGGTGGGCATGAAGCTGGTGCTGGACGGGGTGTTCAACCATACCGGCGACTCACACCCCTGGTTCGATCGGCACCGGCAGGGCGAGAGCGGCGCCTGCCATCACCCGGACTCCCCTTACCGCAACTGGTTCAATTTCTACCCTGACGGCCGGGCGCTGTGCTGGAAGGGCAACGCCAGCCTGCCGAAGCTCAACTTCGCCGAGCCGCAGGTGGCGGAAGCGATTTACCGCGGCGAAGGCAGCGTGGTGCGCCACTGGCTGCGTCCGCCGTACAGCATCGACGGCTGGCGGCTGGATGTGGTGCATATGCTGGGGGAAAACGGCGGCGCCGCCGGCAACCTGCGGCATCTGGCGGGCATCTATCGGGCGACAAAGCAGGAAAACCCGCAGGCCTACGTGCTGGGCGAGCACTTCGGCGACGCGCGCCGCTGGCTGCACGCCGGGGTGGAAGACGCGGCGATGAACTATATGGGCTTTGCGCTGCCGGTGCGCGCCTTTTTGGCCGGGCTGGACGTGGCGCATCACCCGGTGCGGCTGGACGCCGCCGACTGCGCGCGCTGGATGGACGACTACCGCGCGGGGTTGCCGCACGGCCGCCAGCTGATTCAGTTCAACCAGCTGGACAGCCACGACACCGCGCGTTTTATCACTTTGCTGCAGGGCAATCAGGCGCGCATGCGCATGGCGGCGGTGTGGCTGCTGAGCTGGATCGGCGTGCCCTGTCTGTACTACGGCGATGAAATCGGCCTGGACGGCGCCAACGATCCGTTCTGCCGCCGGCCGTTTCCCTGGGACGAAAGCCGCTGGGATCGGCCGTTGCTGGCGCTGTTCCAGCGCATGGCGGCGCTGCGCAAACGGAGCCTGGCGCTGCGGCGCGGCGGCTGCCAGGTGCTGCATGCCGAGGGCGAAACGCTGGTGTTCGTGCGCATGTATCAGCAGGAGCAGGTGCTGGTGGCGTTGCGGCGCGGCGGCGACGGTGAGCTGGCGTTGCCGCTTAGCCCGCTGCTGGCGGCGGGGCCATGGCGACGCCTGGAAGGGGAAGGGGAACTGAGCGAGCGGCAAGGCGCCATCGGCCTGCGGTTGGCGGAGGAGTCGGTCACCCTGTGGCGGCGTGAAGGATAA
- the brnQ gene encoding branched-chain amino acid transport system II carrier protein: protein MSHRLTSKDIMALGFMTFALFVGAGNIIFPPMVGLQSGEHVWTAAFGFLITAVGLPVITVIALARVGGGIDALSTPIGRSAGLLLATVCYLAVGPLFATPRTATVSFEVGIAPLTGDGAMPLFIYSLVYFALVIGISLYPGRLLDTVGHVLAPLKIVALGALGIAALLWPAGAPIPATDIYQNVPFSSGFVNGYLTMDTLGALVFGIVIVNAARSRGVKDAGLLTRYTILAGLIAGVGLTLVYLSLFKLGSGSGVLVPDATNGAQILHAYVQNTFGGLGSFFLAALIFIACMVTAVGLTCACAEFFAQYLPFSYKTLVFILGLFSMVVSNLGLSHLIQISIPVLTAIYPPCIVLVVLSFTLRWWNSAPRIIAPVMLVSLLFGILDAVKGSSLQHLLPAWAHHLPLAEQGLAWLSPSLLMLVLVAIYDRVCTRSEVTAHQ, encoded by the coding sequence ATGAGTCATCGTTTAACGTCAAAAGATATTATGGCATTGGGTTTCATGACCTTTGCCTTATTCGTCGGCGCCGGGAACATCATTTTCCCGCCGATGGTCGGCTTACAGTCCGGTGAACACGTCTGGACCGCGGCGTTCGGCTTCCTGATCACCGCCGTCGGTCTGCCGGTGATCACCGTGATCGCGCTGGCGCGCGTCGGCGGCGGCATCGACGCCCTGAGCACGCCGATTGGCCGCAGCGCGGGCCTGCTGTTGGCGACCGTCTGTTATCTGGCGGTCGGGCCGCTGTTCGCCACGCCGCGCACCGCCACCGTGTCCTTTGAGGTGGGCATCGCCCCGCTGACCGGCGACGGCGCCATGCCGCTGTTTATCTACAGCCTGGTGTATTTCGCGCTGGTGATCGGCATTTCCCTGTATCCGGGCCGCCTGCTCGACACCGTCGGCCACGTGCTGGCGCCGCTGAAAATCGTGGCGCTGGGCGCGCTGGGCATCGCCGCGCTGCTGTGGCCGGCGGGTGCGCCAATTCCGGCGACCGATATCTATCAAAATGTGCCTTTCTCTTCCGGCTTCGTTAACGGCTATCTGACCATGGATACCCTGGGCGCGCTGGTGTTCGGCATCGTCATCGTCAATGCGGCGCGTTCCCGCGGCGTGAAAGACGCCGGCCTGCTGACCCGTTACACCATTCTGGCCGGCCTGATCGCCGGCGTCGGCCTGACGCTGGTGTACCTGAGCCTGTTCAAGCTGGGTTCCGGCAGCGGCGTGTTGGTGCCGGACGCCACCAACGGCGCGCAGATCCTGCACGCTTACGTACAGAATACCTTCGGCGGCCTGGGCAGCTTCTTCCTGGCGGCGCTGATCTTTATCGCCTGCATGGTGACCGCGGTGGGCCTGACCTGCGCCTGCGCCGAGTTCTTCGCCCAATACCTGCCGTTCTCCTACAAAACGCTGGTGTTCATTCTGGGCCTGTTCTCAATGGTGGTGTCCAACCTGGGCCTGAGCCATCTGATCCAGATCTCCATTCCGGTGCTGACCGCGATTTACCCGCCGTGCATCGTGCTGGTGGTGCTGAGCTTCACCCTGCGCTGGTGGAACAGCGCGCCGCGCATCATCGCGCCGGTGATGTTAGTCAGCCTGTTGTTTGGTATCCTTGACGCGGTGAAAGGGTCAAGCCTCCAGCATCTGCTGCCGGCCTGGGCCCATCATCTGCCGCTGGCGGAACAGGGTCTGGCATGGTTGTCGCCTTCGCTGTTGATGCTGGTGCTGGTCGCGATTTATGATCGGGTGTGCACGCGTTCTGAAGTGACCGCGCACCAGTAA